Proteins encoded within one genomic window of Arachis ipaensis cultivar K30076 chromosome B08, Araip1.1, whole genome shotgun sequence:
- the LOC107611111 gene encoding uncharacterized protein LOC107611111 — translation MSENVGSGTGSSLPSNLRHTPAVSRRKNATGNRSDIGWKHGIDVQGNGKKVKCNYCSKTISGGIYRFKHHLAGTKEDSEPCASVPEEVKAVMLKVCVEAKEASLKKRRFGDDEDYPEQTEKEKGNSQQKGKDIHNFVTKGKGAQVQSIINQMMKKDLKEQCDQQCAIFFYTSAIPFNVIKNPEFLKFCEMVGRYGIGYKPPSYHELRETQLRKAVNNVDEMLTEFKAEWKRTGCSIMSDGWTDKKRHSICNFLVNSPKGTFFLYSLDTSDISKTTDKVFKMLEDTVEFVGEGNVVQIVTDNATNYKAAGERMMETRKILYWTPCAAHCIDLILEDFEKKLKVHETTIKKGRKITTFIYSWSMHISMLRNFTKGKDLVRPGATRFATAYLTLTCLHDNKGPLMTMFTSADWKTTKVASTPEGIRVQNMALDSRLWKNIVICLKAAAPLITVLCLVDSDEKPAMGFIFEGMRNAKETIKTNFDCVKKSYEPIWEIIDGSCLKKLVPNQEERKKVGLQLSDFHYARGLFGNETAKSSRKTMLPAEWWDFYGDSCPELKKFAIRVLSLTCSSSGCERNWSVFEMVLTKRRNWLHQKKMNDLVYVMYNLKLKGKQIRKTPELGFDAVHSDDEWITEDVNKNIAESV, via the exons atgtcTGAAAATGTTGGTTCAGGGACAGGGTCTTCGCTTCCTAGTAATCTTAGACATACACCTGCTGTTTCTAGGAGGAAAAATGCAACTGGAAATAGAAGTGATATAGGATGGAAACATGGGATTGATGTTCAAGGCAATGGTAAAAAAGTGAAGTGTAATTATTGCTCAAAGACTATAAGTGGAGGGATTTATAGATTCAAGCATCATCTTGCCGGTACTAAAGAGGATTCAGAGCCTTGTGCTTCAGTACCTGAAGAAGTTAAGGCTGTGATGTTGAAAGTCTGTGTGGAGGCTAAAGAAGCATCATTGAAGAAGAGAAGATTCGGTGATGATGAGGATTATcctgaacaaacagaaaaggagaaGGGCAATTCTCAACAAAAGGGGAAAGATATTCACAACTTTGTCACAAAAGGAAAAGGGGCTCAAGTTCAATCAATAAtaaatcaaatgatgaagaagGATCTAAAAGAACAATGTGATCAACAATGTGCCATATTTTTCTATACAAGTGCTATTCCTTTCAATGTTATTAAGAATCCCGAGTTTTTAAAGTTTTGTGAGATGGTTGGGAGATATGGAATTGGCTACAAACCCCCTTCTTACCATGAGTTAAGAGAAACCCAATTAAGAAAAGCAGTGAACAATGTTGATGAAATGCTTACCGAATTTAAGGCAGAGTGGAAGAGAACTGGTTGTTCAATCATGTCGGATGGATGGACTGATAAAAAAAGGCATAGTATTTGTAATTTCTTGGTGAACAGCCCTAAAGGAACATTTTTCCTTTATTCATTGGACACTTCTGACATCTCAAAAACAACGGATAAAGTTTTCAAAATGCTAGAAGATACCGTAGAATTTGTTGGTGAAGGGAATGTAGTCCAAATTGTTACAGATAATGCTACTAATTATAAGGCTGCTGGAGAAAGAATGATGGAGACTAGAAAAATTTTGTACTGGACACCATGTGCTGCACACTGCATAGATTTGATATTGGAGGATTTTGAAAAGAAGCTAAAGGTGCATGAAACAACcataaaaaagggaagaaaaatcaCCACTTTTATCTACTCCTGGAGTATGCATATTAGCATGTTGAGGAATTTTACAAAGGGAAAGGACTTGGTTCGGCCAGGTGCCACAAGATTTGCCACTGCCTATTTGACTCTCACTTGTCTTCATGATAATAAAGGACCGTTGATGACTATGTTTACTTCTGCTGATTGGAAGACAACTAAGGTTGCATCAACGCCTGAAGGAATAAGAGTCCAAAATATGGCCTTGGATAGTAGGCTATGGAAGAATATTGTCATATGCCTCAAGGCTGCTGCTCCTCTCATTACAGTCCTTTGCTTGGTTGATTCAGATGAAAAACCAGCCATGGGTTTCATCTTTGAAGGCATGAGAAATGCCAAAGAAACAATCAAGACTAACTTCGATTGTGTTAAAAAGAG TTATGAACCTATATGGGAAATTATTGATGGAAG TTGTTTGAAAAAACTGGTTCCTAACCAGGAAGAAAGGAAAAAGGTTGGTCTACAGCTTTCTGACTTTCATTATGCTAGAGGCCTCTTTGGTAATGAAACTGCAAAGAGTAGTAGGAAGACCATGCTACCTGCTGAGTGGTGGGACTTCTATGGAGATAGTTGTCCAGAACTAAAGAAGTTTGCTATCCGAGTTCTAAGCTTAACTTGTAGTTCATCTGGTTGTGAGCGTAATTGGAGTGTATTTGAAATG GTTCTTACAAAGAGAAGAAATTGGTtgcatcaaaagaaaatgaatgatTTAGTGTATGTGATGTATAATTTGAAGTTAAAGGGCAAGCAAATTAGAAAAACTCCAGAACTTGGATTTGATGCAGTGCATTCTGATGATGAGTGGATAACTGAGGATGTTAATAAAAATATTGCTGAAAGTGTTTGA